The Colletotrichum destructivum chromosome 8, complete sequence genome includes the window GATATTCAGCTCGTTGCCAATGAGAAATCAGTGTCCATGTACTGTCCGAGTTTCTCCAGGGCCTCCCTGAGCACTTCGGTATGACAGACGTAGCCAATCCTCACGTAGCCTGCGAAGTCCTTCCCGTGGCCGAAGCACCTAGACCCCGGGACAAAAAACACCTTGGTCTTGTTGAGCACGTCCAGACAGAAacggacgtcgtcgaccggCTTGCCCTCGCGAGTAAACCGGATAAACGCTGTCGTGCCGGCGCTGGGCTTGACCCACGAACAGGTGCCCTTGTACTTCTCGACAAAGGCCTCGAGGAGAGCCTTGTTCGTGTTCGCAAGCGCGACGTTCCGCCTCAGCAAGGGGCCCCAGACGGGCTTCGACAGCGCGTAAGAGGCGATCTGGTCATCGATCTGCGACACGCTGATGGTGGTGTAGTCCCGCGCTGAGGCGACCGCCTGGATGATGCCCTTGTCCCGCGACGCGATCCAGCCGATGCGGATGCCAGCGAGGGCGTAGGACTTAGACATGGAGCCcgtgacgacgaccttgtcgtAGCCGAATGCCGTGACCGGGGGTGGGATATGggaggcgtcgtcgccgttgtcaAAGAAGTCATGAAACAGGGGTCGGTAGACCTCGTccgagaagacgatgatgtctCGGGCCTTGGCATAGGCGACGATTGAGGCAAGGACAGGCTCCGGGATTGGTGCGCCCGTGGGGTTATTtgggttgttgatgatgatcaTCTGGCGGGTGGACGAGAGGCTTGGTTTAGCGACGCGGGCTCAGAGTGAGTGTGGTAGCAGTAGACGGACCTTTGTGTTTGGCttggcgaggccgtcgagctcgccgacgtcaGGCACGAAGCCATTCTCCCTCCTGAGCCTCCACAAGgagacgtcggcgccgagactCTCGGGAACGCCGTAGAGCTGCTGGTATGTGGGATAGACGCAAATGACATggtcgccggggccgacGAGGGTGTATAGCAACAAGAAGTTGGCACCAATGGCGCCCTGGGTGATGAGCACGTCGGCCTCATCGAGCAAATcgggggacgacgaggcgcggTGGGTCGGGCCGGCTTGGCTGCCACAAAGCGCGGCGACCCTCCGACGGAGCGGGACGGAGCCGCGGATGGGGCCGTAGACCAGCTTGGTGGAAAGGTCGACGGGGCCGGACGCGCGCTTGTCCTCGGAGAGGGcgaccaggtcgtcgacggagacggaggcggcgcaggtCTCGGCGATATTGAGGCAGCCCGGGGTGGTCTCGTACTCGTCCATCCATTGCTCGACCTCAAAAGCTGCTATCCGGACCATTGTGGCGGGGGCAGGGGGTGCAAAGGAGCGTGCCGTCTTGGTGTGCCTACCTAGGCGGGGGATGTGGCTGGTCGGATTTGTGTGATGTTAGAAGATAGTAGGTAGAACGGCCGGAGAGACTTTGTGACGGACGGCGCTGGGTTGAATTGATACAATGCCAAGGCCAGAGGTATCAAGCATGATAaccttctcgccgtctctCGCAGTCGCTTCGACCGCTCGTGGAGGGCTGGGTACGTATCATCGCGTATCAGCAAAGGCAGAAGACGGAGCGGGCACGTCCCAGAGACATCGGACTCTACAGCGCCCGGCGGGTTCCCGAGTTCAGCGAATGTCAAAGACCCGTCAACAGGGCACGTAGAGGGCCGGGCTGCCACTCGGAAGACCATCCGGAGGGGGCTTCCGAGGGCACGGATGCACGGGATTGTTGGAGAACAAGCTGAAGTGAAGCAATGTTGCTATTTGGGGACGTGTCCTCTGACTGCAGCTTGAGGCATGCTCATCAGTCTTTGAGACTGAGTAAGTGTATTGTGTAGGTACTTGGAGTGCTGGGTAGGTGTTTGTGTAGGTACCTCGACAAGTTAGTTGGTACCTAAGGTGGGTGTGTAGACTGCTGGAGGCGGCCCTGCTTCCCCAATCCCCACAGACTTTCCCCAGCTGTGGGTTTTGCCCCACGATGATCTGGTGCCATGATCGGTGTCAGTTGTTACATGTCCGTCAAGACGAGTGTTTGTCGATTTTCTGTTCAAGGCAATATGGCACGATGGCGCCGAATGCAGTGGACTGTTGGGGTCGCCCGCCAGCCCATTATCGCTCCGCCGTTCTGCTAGTTGCCGTTGTCCGTGCCACGGTGGACGGTTGCTCCGCGGCCGGTTCCCCGGACAGCAGGGACCGGAAGTTGAATTGTGGCCGCCCATCAATCGGATGGAGACAGGGTGCGTCTAGGAATTAATGGTGGACGGCTCGCAGTCACTGCAACCATGAGTTCGTAACAAGTAAGCGGTCGGTCtgcagtcagtcagtcagtcattGACTCATTAGCAGTTGTAGTGGTTGTGCTTGTGCTGGACTTTGCGCTTAGACCTGCGGCATGCGGTGCATTGTGCCGTTTCAATGTTGACGTTACTGCTGGTAGAGATGATGAGCGAAGCGCAATGCTCTCATGGATCTCGGAGCTCACTCCAAGCGTCTTCCCTGCACCCGGAGACACAATGCTTCAGCCACCACGACCATCACTGTTGCGCATTTCCAACCAGTGCAGTGGGGGCACTCAGCGTGTCAATCAACCAACCAGCGCCCATGGATTCAACCTGGGGCTGTGTGCTGCGGCTTGTACGGGCCGACCCCCTCCAGACTGGTACTCGCCTACACGTGCTGTCGATTGCGCCAGAAGCACTGAAGACTGCCTTGGTTGCTAGCTGCTGCAAAGGTACCTACGTAAGCTTGGAACCCGCTCAGTAGCAGCATCGACGTAATGAAGTACCAGAAGGCTAGAAGGTCGACATGTATTATTGTACCTCCAACCGGCTAGTAGGTATGCTCGGGAAGCATCCGTAGAAAAGACCGAAATAAAGAAACAAACGATACTGGCGTCCCAAAGAATGACTACCTATCAAGTACGGCTTTTGGAAAAACGGCAATAGCTTGAGAATAGAATTATAGAGAACCCGGCCGGTTCTTCGGTGGCGCCTCCTCCATCACTTCGGTACCTTTGGCCCCCagcccacccacccacccgcACTCGCACCCGCGTCTGTTGTCTGTTGTCCGGCCGCCTGTTCTGCCGCAGGCCAagagcttctcctcctcctcctactactcctcctccatcctaCCTCTCTACCTATCTAATCTCGCCTCGCCTTGCTCTTCCGACACGTTGCGCcgctttgctgctgctcctaCTGCTGCCACTGCTCTGCCCACCTCCGTTCGGCCCCGTCATCCATGTTCTCACCTCTCTCTGGTCTCTGAAGccccgtctcctccttcaACATCGACCACACCTCATCCCGCCCGTCTCTGCAAACCCATCCGCTTCGAATCGGTGTCTTTCTCACCCACCCAAACCGCCCATCATGGCTCCTCTTGCCTTGAGGagcctcctcatcggcgcctTGGCTTGTCTTCCTGCCCTGGCTTCGGCACAGCGCAACTACTCCACCGCCGATATGCTGCGTGCGCAGCTGACACTTCTCGACGACCGGCCCTCCGACTGCCCGCCTTGGTGAGTGTTTTCTTGCTGTCGCGCTTCCTTGTTTTCCTCGTGTCCTGTCTGTTGCTTTGCTGCTTTGCGCCATCAAGGTCCAAATACTGACAGATTGCCCTCGTCACCCAGCTTCAACTGTCTCCTCCCCGCCCACAAGTGCACACAGTTCGCCGGCTGCAACGATTATACAGGCAAATGCAACTGTCCCGAAggcttcggcggcgatgacTGCCTCGATCCACGTACGCACATGCTCTCTTTCCCCTCCGCCGTCCTGTCGCACAACCTTGGCGCATCACTGACACAGGCGCTGTAGTGTGCGGATCTCTGTCCCGTGGCGATAACACCGATAGACCTCGACGAACTGGTGACTCGTGCCAATGCGACGACGGCTGGACCGGCATCAACTGCAATGTCTGCACGAGCAACCTGGCCTGCGACGCCCTTATGGAGACCAAGGAGGGCGGTGTTTGCTACCAGAATGGCGAGGTCATCAACCACAACTACCAGATCTGCGATGTGACCAACAAGAAGATCACCGATCTTCTTGGCGAGAAGCGCCCCCAGGTTACTTTTACCtgcaagaaggaagagggcAACTGCGATTTCCAGTGTAAGTTCTCGTTTCGCCACCTACCTTCAACCTCGTAAGCTAACCAAACCGACCCCCCACGCCAGTCTGGGTCGACGAACGCGAGTCCTTCTACTGCCACTTGAACGATtgctcctccaccgccgaCATCAACGACAGCCAGAACAGCACCGACTACAAGTGCAACAAGATCGAGTGCAACTGTATCTCTGATCGCATGTTGTGTGGCGAGAACGGCTCCGTCGACATCAGCGACTTCCTAGTCGAGGAGATCAACGGTCCCGCCGAGTTCCAGTGCCTGCAGAAGAATGGAGGCGTCAACAACTGCGCCTTCAGAGAGCCTGCCATGGACGATCTCATCCTGTCCTTGATCGGCGACAGCAGCATTCAGCTGAACTGTCGCTCCGGAGAGTGTCTCTACCACACCGAAGTCCCCGGCTACGAGCGACCTGTCAAGAAGATCAACACTCCGCTCATCGCCAGTGTCATCGCCGCCTGCTCCCTGTTCGTTGTCGCCATCATTCTGTTGACTTGGTACCTTTCCCGCCGCCAGTTCAAATACGGCGCCATCGTGCTTGACGACTCCGACGACGAATCCTTGAAGCTCATGGCCGACCACAAGCCCGCTTCTCTCTACTT containing:
- a CDS encoding Putative aminotransferase, class-I, pyridoxal-phosphate-binding, aminotransferase, class I/classII yields the protein MVRIAAFEVEQWMDEYETTPGCLNIAETCAASVSVDDLVALSEDKRASGPVDLSTKLVYGPIRGSVPLRRRVAALCGSQAGPTHRASSSPDLLDEADVLITQGAIGANFLLLYTLVGPGDHVICVYPTYQQLYGVPESLGADVSLWRLRRENGFVPDVGELDGLAKPNTKMIIINNPNNPTGAPIPEPVLASIVAYAKARDIIVFSDEVYRPLFHDFFDNGDDASHIPPPVTAFGYDKVVVTGSMSKSYALAGIRIGWIASRDKGIIQAVASARDYTTISVSQIDDQIASYALSKPVWGPLLRRNVALANTNKALLEAFVEKYKGTCSWVKPSAGTTAFIRFTREGKPVDDVRFCLDVLNKTKVFFVPGSRCFGHGKDFAGYVRIGYVCHTEVLREALEKLGQYMDTDFSLATS